The Hirundo rustica isolate bHirRus1 chromosome 31, bHirRus1.pri.v3, whole genome shotgun sequence genomic interval CACCCACTTCAGCAGGGGCAGAGAGTGGTGCACACGAGAGCCTCAGCCCCTCAGCTGATGAGCCGCTCTTCTTGAATGCAGCTGAGCACATGCACACTGAGGTGGTTAAGGAGGCCGTGCTTGTGGCCCAGAGACCCTTGGAGGAGCCAGAAGATCCCTGCGAGCAGAAACAAAGTGGAGATGAAGAGATGGGAGCaaaagccagagcagcagaggcagagagcCCTGCCTAtgtcccacacagccccagagccgATGGCCTGGTTCTCCTGGACACAGCCCAGTCCATGGCAGCCTCAGCAGAAGGGACAGAGAGCCCAGGACATACTGTGCACAGTCAAACTGCTGATGCTCTGCTATTCCTGCACCACAGGGACTTCCTCCAGACTGAGGGGCTTAAGAGGGCTGTGCTGATGGTCCAGGAACCATTGGAATAGCCAAAAGAAGTGCAGAAGCAGGAAGGAAGCATGCacgaggcaggagcaggcagagacagagagcctggcacatgccccacacagccccacagtCCATCACCCACctctgctggaaacagcagagTGTGACAGGAGGggctttcccctcttttttggGTCTTCTTGTTTTGTAGGGTTTGAATGGATAAAACCcaatctatctatctatccaaCTATACATGTATCTACAGATCCATTTATATAGACACCTCTATTTATATAGACACAAATATGTACgcatatgtatatatttataaatacatacacatatattcCTCTGTCTATATCCATGTCTATATCTGTATCCACATGTGTAATGCACCCCTTGGAGTTAATTACTCACAGCTCACttagaaatgtgtttcttccctctcccttacCGGGCAAAGGCAGATCCAATCTCCCTCCTACTCAAATGTGCTTTTCTTGGATATTCCACACAAAAATCAGATGAGAATGGAAACATGAACACCACCAACccagtattttaaaagcactgaGATGGTTTCTTTCATTAATAAATACCATTACCTTCTTGGTCTTGATTTgtgttggggctttttcttggcttctttgttggtttgttggttggtttgatGGTGTGggcttctttttcctctgttgtgGTTTAGCACCAAAGAGGAGATTTCCTGTCTTTGGACCACCTCTGTAAGAACCCCATCCAGATTAGCTGGACACCAAGTTTAGAAACAATTTCAACCACCCAGAAAATTCCATCTGGAATCACCATGGCATTAAACTAGGAAGATATGTAAACAATGAATTCAGCCTCACTGTTACATTTCTtggaggctggggaaggaaactTAACCAAAGACATGACAGGTTTCAAGGCTCAGACTCTCTGATGccgaaaaaaaccccacaataaaTGGTCCTTTGGAAGATGGTTCATTTTTGAAAGCCATACCTAGAGATGGTAGTGAGAGCGTGGATAGGAAG includes:
- the LOC120764527 gene encoding uncharacterized protein LOC120764527 yields the protein MAIRASDFSLVELVVDGKGKKVLNDRSRAVPHASLFPQSTEATALSALAPSAPGEEAKEEPKEGNYCLIPAVVTAQLEYSKPGSVQHLVEQQDVEHSGDVSPAVTPTSAGAESGAHESLSPSADEPLFLNAAEHMHTEVVKEAVLVAQRPLEEPEDPCEQKQSGDEEMGAKARAAEAESPAYVPHSPRADGLVLLDTAQSMAASAEGTESPGHTVHSQTADALLFLHHRDFLQTEGLKRAVLMVQEPLE